The nucleotide sequence CCCATACACAACATTCATCAGATGATGGTTTCTATCCAGGTCTACATCTATCTCCATTACACAACAAATGTCACCCACTGGACCGTCTCTGACCCCCCTTCTGCAGTGAGATGGGTCACAGTTACCAAGCGTGGCACAGGATTTAACACGATACTGCCCCCACAACTCTGTCCCCATGGTGCACCCCCCAAAGACCCTTTCTGACAAACTCCAGCACAAGCCCAGGTTGTagaaagcagaacattttattGAATAGCCATAACAAATTAAACTAGCTGCATATAATTGTTTTGGGATATATCTGTAAAAAGTGCAgttctctttaaaatgtatttgtggagtttttctccttcagtgaagtttttcctcagctttaaGCGTTTGTCCTGTCTGAAGATGGCTTCTTCATGCCTTTTCATAAACTCTTTTGCTGGTAACATTATTCATGGtgcattcctgaaaaaaaaaattatggaaaTTTAATCAGCTTTTAAGTCTCACTGCATATTTGTTAGTCAGAAGGTAGAAAAATGCTTATCCACTGGAAGCCAGTGTAAGAATGAATTTGCATTTCTTGTCCTTCAGAAACAATTGCCAAAACAGTGAAACTCAAGTTTGAgagcttcagaaagaaaaacatataatATTTCATTACAGGACTGAAAGACCATCTGTTTTAACTTCCCCCAGGAGATTTCTAATCTCCTCATTTTATGGCCCCCAAAGAAGGCTCCTGGGACTTCCACGGAGGGTGAATGGACTCTGGACTTGGGCAGTAGTCTCTTTTCCTCTCACCTTTTGTATCTGTGGCTTGTCTTCTTCACACACGTGCACAACACCCACACAGAGTCCTGCATGACTTGCAGCTGCTTGTGTCAGCCTCTGCATGTTAGGCTCTGTCCTCATCTATTTTTCTATTAGATCAAACTCTTTTCTTCAATCTTTCCTAATGAAGTTGTTATTAAAAACCATTTCTATTTATTCTCCTCTGGCCTTTATccaaagaaatttaaatattaaatttgtGGACACATCTTTTTCTCTAGGGGAGGGCAGAACTCTTCAGGAATTTCATGTACATGTAACATGTAGGAATTGTAGCTGCCTTTTATGAACACATTTTTAGTCCCCTCCCAGATATTTCAAAGCATCTTTTCTAAAACTGGAGAGAAGCACTGGAAAACCCCAAACTGCAGTTGAGCCTCACTGGCACCAAGCACAATGCTGTCTGCCCAGACAATGCCAACTAAAGGAGatctatctttctttcttcctttctttctttcttccttccttccttccttttctttcttcccttctctctgtctctttctctcttttctgaagAGGAGCAGAAGGACTACTTTGTGTCAGCATAGAGCGAGTGCACCTAACATAGACTTCACTAATGCATCCTCTATTCTGTACAGGACTTTAAAACTAAGATATATAAAAGTTTCCCTAATGGGGATGGTTTATTTGCCCTGCTCTTCCCTAACCATCTCTTGCTCTGAATGGAAAGCAAGCATAACCCTACCATAAATTTAACACCATTTCAGTCTTAATACAAGCTCCAGACTTATTCAGAGAGGCTTCTCACTCAGTGTACAGACTATTCAGATGTTTTCATTCCCCATATTTGAGTCCAATGTAATACATCCACCAGACAAGAATTCTGCACAATGAATTCTGTGATtagacaacaaaaacaaactcacCACGACCAGGTTCCCATCCACCACTTTTCTCTTTATGATAGTCTCTTTGCCATCCCACTTCTGCACCTGTTTCAGTGAGCCATTTTCTAAAGTTATGAcattctgttaaagaaaaaaggtaagttTGGCCTTTTTATCAGGGTGCTATGGACTGAAGAGAAGACTGTTTCCATGTCCAAGCAGTACTAAAGCAAAAAGGATTCTTTGTATGCTTACCTCTGAAGGCATCATTTCAACAGCGTATGTCAAAACCATGACTCTGTCCTCCTGCTCTGACATCCCCTTTGAGAGATGTATTTGGAAAATGCCATTTTTAGACTcacctttgtttttctgtcatctgCTGTGGTCTCATCAAACTCTTCACCCAACTTGAAAGAGATCTCTGTATTTTTGAAGGTACTTTCTGATTTGATGGTTATCACATCACCATTTATGCTGATAGTTACATTGGGCTTGGCCACACCAGCCATTTTCCTGGTAGCAAATCCCACACCTGCAAGTAAGAAAGGACACCATGAAAGTTTTATCTCTAGTTAGTGTTCTTATCTTAtttgggaataaaaaaaaaacaacttcagtgtTGCTTTCcccattattttctgaattgtttaTTAATCCTGTGTTGCAGAAGTTCTTTTGTAACATCTAACTAGCTGTTATGTTTATAGACCATGCCAAGTTGGGATGACACAAGGAAATTGTCTTCTGTCATTGACAGAGTagcaaaaacaatgttttgaagACTGACACAAGATTTTAATGCTAAATATTCACATATGTGCTTACTCCATATTACCACAATGGTTTATGCACTAATTTGTATGCTGACTATATCTAATAATAAATAAGCAGAAATATATGAGTTTCTAAGccacaaaaccaaccaaacaaaaaacacttaaatcACAGATATATTTGTCAGTGGCTGTGctgaataaaaggaaatgattaAGAAATAGCTGGCAACGGTTGTCCTGATTAAAATCTGGGGTAAAGATTAAGAGTGCTAGAGTCTCACTGAAAGCTGTCTGAGTGCTGCAGAAGTCTCAGTGAGTATTTTACTCATAATCTCCAGATAACACCCCAAGATTTTTAGCATGTATGGATCCAATCAGTGCAAGTTACCTCATACATCTCCTACCCTACAAGAATATGGACACCTTTTAAACCCTATTTTAATTCTAACCATGAAGTTTACACCTTTAGAGACGAGTGTTATTCCTCAGATCTTTTGCAAGTATCTGCATGAATGCATGCaactttatttattaatattcacCAGAGGCAGCCACGGAGCTCCACTCACTCTAATAGCCATAACAATTAGACAGTGTCCTAGTCCAAGAGCAATATAACGAAATTTAGGTGTGTTGCTCTTAGACATGGAGAAGCTTGCTGCATTCTAGCATTGTACCACTTTGTATCTCCAAAGGATAAAAGCAAATCCACATAAAACGCTGCAGTAAGGTGTTTTACTTCCATTTATAGCACTACTAAGTAGGCATGCATAGACTTGGCTTACCTGAAACTATTCCTCGCAATTAAGGTTTTTCTGTATAACAGGAATGTGACAACACTAATCCAAACAGCAAAGTTCTTCAGTATAACACTGTCTAATCAAACTAGTTGGACTAAAAACCCCTTGATAAACAGcatagccagaaaaaaaaaaaaaaaaagtaaagaataaaGTTCAAATTCAgcattccttccctttcccagaTACAACAACTCCAAATAACAATTCTCACCCAGCTCTTTCATATAGTCCTCAAAGTTTTCACTAGAAAGAAGTTTCCAGGTACCCACAAAGTGGTCACACATTTTGTCAGGCCGGACAGGAGTCTTCCACAGGATCAAGCAGAAATGCAAGACGGGAAGATAGTATGAGCTCCAGGAGATGAGGAGTTATCTTTAAAAAGGAGCCTTGGCCACATGATGCTCTAGGATGACCAATGAAGAGGGAGTCCCAGTGCCCagtgttttccttcctcccctacCCCTCCTTTGCCAGTAGGTCATAGTGTTATTATTCATATGTGCTTACTGGTACAAAGATCACtgtcatgttttcatttaattatttttatcattcaaGAACACTCCACcttaaagacaaatatttaagtCATATTGTctatgagaagaaaaagttagGTTCAACCTACAGACAATATGTTCTCtctaatattcttttctttcatttcagtccTCCATATCAAATGAAAATTCCTAGACTGGGCGATCTAAAATGCTTGTTGAGattatttaatttgctttctgcaCAACTACAGTCAGAGATTTTCTCCAAAGAGGCACAGAACTACATGAAGAAGTTGATGTGGGGGCAGAAAGAGGGAGTGCTGGTGGCTGTAGAAGGGTAAGGCAATAAAGCTTCTTCCTCGATTGAGATCTCCTTAAGGTTGCACCACCCGAACCAATTGACCGACAGGTCTGTATTCTGATTTTCTGTGCTGGAGAGGGGTTATAGGGGTCTATGAAAAGCACAGCAACAGAACAGGTGATTTCTCTCCCATTTGCTTGTGTGCCTTCTGGTGACCTATGTCCCAATGACTAGCATCATGACTAGTTAAAGCAAAAATCTAGGCTCTGGTATCAGCCCACTGAAGGTCTCTGGACATgtaatttgctttctgtttgcaCTGTTCAGGTAATAATCAGTTTGAGACAAGGTGTGTACAGGACCAGCATAATGAGGTCCCAGCTTGACTGATCCTCTAAGCCCTGTTGTAGCTTGGATCACaaaaaaaactgtcagaaaacaCTCAAGCAATTTCTTAGGCTTTCCTACTGGCTGTAGCATGCTATTTCAATTGTAAAACCCCACACATTTAAGCCCCAGCATTTCTCGTTACGTGAATTTCCTCAGTGGAAATACTCTGCTGGTGATTAGGCAACAAATATGTTGGTCCACATATTTTGGTATTTGCTGACTTTGTAAGtaacagttttatataaaaattaattacataGGACTGTGAGACCATAGGAAAATTTAGGCAGGAACGAAGGTCCCTggtgcagcctcctgctcaggAAGAGCCAGCTTTGAGctcagaccaggctgctcagagctgtGTCCTGTGGGGACCTGGAAGCCTCCAAGGATGGAGTTGCACAGCCTCACCGGGAACCTGCACCCTGTCCAGCCCTGTGTCCCAGGGGAAAGGGTCTCCTCACctccagtctgaacctctctTCTTTCAACTTCTACCCATCATCTCTTGTCCCCCCACCACGTACCACTGTGAAGAGCATGGCTCCAGCTCCTTGGCCACACTCCACAGGTGTTGGGGGCTGTTGTAAGCACCCCCAAAGCCATCTCTCACCCAGCGTGAACCAGCTGTGGTCCCACAACCTCTCTTCATGGGGCAAGCGCTTCAGtcccctgagcctcctgggGGCCCTCCACTGAACTCACTCCTAAACTGAATGCAGTGTTCAGGACAAGGCCTAGTGAGTGCTGAGGGAAGGGGAATAATCACCTCCATCGACCTCCTGGCTGTGCTCCTGTTCATACAGGCCTGGGATATATCCTCTGACCTTTCTGCCCACCAAGACCTTCGGGgcattttctgcagagctgctccccagccagtTCATCCCCATCCTGAGCTGCTGCAAGGGCTGAATGTGTTTGTACATGTATAATTAGTTGCTCTCTTGTCCCTTTAAGACAAGAGGCCTGCAGGCCCTTTGTgggagaaatatatttttaactccttcttcaacctattttttccccaagaataGTTAAATTTTAGGTTTGGTCCATTCTTTTTGAGTCTTTGCATATTTATTGACTTTGGGTTAActccaaaacaaataaaataatagtctAATTATGGAGGTCCCTGATTACTTTTGTGATTGGTTTTCTCGGAGTAACACATGTTCAGGTCCTCTGTAAGAGGAAATTCTGAAGGACCCTGAAGTTTGTGtcattatcttttctttttttttttaatgttttgtttagattttttcttAGGGTTATTGGATTGAGAAATGCTGTACTATTTGTGAGAAGTCTGTAGAAACTTGAAAACTCAAATCTAGTAAAAATACAAGTACTTGAAAGACTTAGGTGAGGAATACTTCAGTGGCTCTTATAGAAAGGATGTGAACTTGCTGAACTCAGTTCCTGCACTTACTTTTCTTGCCTTTTGGGAACTGTTCTGTGTGTGGCTTACTGCAATTAGCATTCATTTCTTTGGAGGGGAAATGGGGCTTTTATATTCAAAACTATAGCCTGAAAGCGGGGATTGGCATTCCTTTGGTGTTAACAGCTGCCTGCAAAGCTTATGCTGctggaaaaggttttttttttgggagagAGGTGAAGCACCTGCTCCATGTAAATCAGTTCAGAGCATACAAGCTCACCCTCCCTAGGCAGTCAATTACTTTCACCTATGTAAAGTGAATCTGAGCTATTTGTAGATGTCTTGCAAACATGATGACTCAAAAatgcaagcagaagaaaaccGGCTTGTGGGTTGCCCTGCTTGTTCACTTCAAAGCACACAGCTATCTGGAGCAGGCTCGTGGACTCTCCACTTGGGAAGTATCCTACCCACGGTCTCCTCTCTCTTGAGAGAGACTTCAGCGACAAGAGATAAAAGCTTGTGGTATTGATGTCATCTAACACAGATCCTGCCTGCTGTCTGGGGCAAAGGCCTCAAGTAATACAACCGTGCTGGTGAAGACTGGAGTACTTAATGGTCATGAAGAAATCAGTGCAGCCTTTGAGCCTGGAAACTTGGGAAAACCTGGGATTTGTGTCTTTTGTAGAAGTCTCTTGCCAGCGAGAGCTGGGCAGCTTGGCTGAACAACTCTGTGGTCATCAGCACTGATGGGATCTAATACCATCAAAAGCAAGGGCATCTTTAAAAGTGTAGAAACCTTCAAAATAGGAGGGGATTTTGGAGAAACCAcatcaggttttttttcttttttttcttttttattttccagaaatgagCACTATAGTGACCTCCTTCTGCCTCTTTCAGAAGTACAGGAGGAGCAAAGTTACTTTCCATGTGGGAAAGAGTATGCTTACTTCAGTAGATGTCACTTTGGGCAACTTTGAAAGAGGACTGTGACAAAAccttatttgtatttcaaatatgCATGGGTTtaacaaagtaaaaatacagcttACTCTCAAATGTGGAAACATGAAGTAACAAACCACAGTTATGACTATTCACAGGAGACATGAGCTGgttccttctcctctgctctgcagaacagTCCCCAGCAGCAAACTGATGCTCCCCATGCACACGTCTGTTCCCTCCCACCTCACTCAGGATCTGGGCACTATTGCAAATGGTCACTTTGCTGAAGAAGTCATATTCTACCAGCAGCAACATTAACACTATTATTTCCTTGAGTATCTACTAGCACATATCTTCCTGGTTACATTGTTGGGCTAGGAGATTTGGAGACCTCAGACTGGTgatttgatttttacttttaatgatGCTGGGTTCTTGTATTTCTTCCTGGATCAACCTGTAAGTACTCAACGTGTTTGAAAAGGTTTCCAGTATCTGAAGGTAGGGCTGTGAAAATTGAAACATCTAAAAGGTGTTTCTGAAACACTGAACTAAGCTTGTGGTAATgccaaaagcagaaatgaaatcttGTAACTCCAAGACACAGTAAGATCAAGCCCAAAACAAATCTGGTAGTTGAGGCCATTAACTTGCTATTAAAATATGCAGGCTTACATTTCTGAACttgttttaaagaagaagaaaagaaagcagatacCGTTGGAGGGAATGGACCCTTGCCTTCACCAGGTTCTCAACCTGCAGTTCCTAAGGAAAATACTGACTTCTCATACATTGCTCTAACGTGTATGCGTTTCCTCGTTTCTGGAGCAAGCCTATTGGCAGTATAAATCCCATCAAGCAATAATATGGATTGCAGAGAGTGAGACAAAAGGAATATCAGAAAAGTAGAGAAGGTAGAGTATTTGcaaatcaattttcttttcatagcaATGAGAAGAGATGCAGGTATGCTAGCTCCTACAGGCTTGTAGGTGATAGGCTTTGAGAACATAACACGGGCATTGCTGTATAAGGGTACTCAAAATGCCTGAACTCTACTTGAAACATGCTATATTCAGCAAAT is from Anser cygnoides isolate HZ-2024a breed goose chromosome 2, Taihu_goose_T2T_genome, whole genome shotgun sequence and encodes:
- the LOC106030656 gene encoding fatty acid-binding protein, adipocyte, translated to MCDHFVGTWKLLSSENFEDYMKELGVGFATRKMAGVAKPNVTISINGDVITIKSESTFKNTEISFKLGEEFDETTADDRKTKNVITLENGSLKQVQKWDGKETIIKRKVVDGNLVVECTMNNVTSKRVYEKA